The Sporomusa termitida genome has a window encoding:
- a CDS encoding DUF1540 domain-containing protein, whose amino-acid sequence MSNPVVKCSVDQCTHYMPGDQCMAAKISVYNDEEEGTSSKPRDTLCKAFHHRKTVGDMIGAFHNANIGGSMSAAFLEGTQITPAVECFVNNCKYWNDGNYCKAEQIHVAGFNASKTADTDCETFQSVE is encoded by the coding sequence ATGTCCAATCCAGTGGTTAAGTGTAGTGTTGATCAATGTACCCACTATATGCCTGGTGATCAGTGTATGGCGGCAAAAATAAGCGTGTATAATGATGAAGAGGAAGGTACCTCAAGTAAGCCACGGGATACCCTGTGTAAAGCCTTCCATCACCGTAAAACAGTGGGCGATATGATTGGTGCTTTCCACAATGCCAATATCGGCGGCTCCATGTCGGCCGCTTTTTTGGAAGGAACCCAAATCACGCCGGCAGTAGAATGTTTTGTTAATAACTGTAAATACTGGAACGATGGCAACTATTGCAAGGCGGAGCAAATTCATGTAGCTGGTTTCAATGCTTCTAAAACTGCCGATACTGACTGTGAGACCTTTCAGTCTGTAGAATAA
- a CDS encoding pyridoxal phosphate-dependent aminotransferase: MTISIAATHARGKFATDKIFGAAAAANLAVGKYGKDKVINATIGAILDDNEALVCLPTVEKVFRTLPINEVINYAPIAGLPEFLEAAMALTFGDNRPEAYTNAVATSGGSGVLHHTIWNYSEIGDKILTSDWYWGPYKVLCEDALRKLDTFTLFDENQNFNSKAFEAKVNELLVKQDSLVTILNTPAHNPTGYSISDSEWDNILDVVKAAAKNEAKRIVILVDAAYLDYAGEKNECRAFLKKFSNLPDNVLIILAFSMSKSYTMYGQRTGAMIGISRSQAVIKEFADINQYSSRATWSNINRGCMRLLATVYNDKATLAQVEQERAHYYSLIRERSQIFVREAKAANLRMLPYIAGFFLTIPAADPDAVCGKLHDDHIFAVPLGKGVRVAVCAVPSAKITGMAGKVAQALAAVEK, encoded by the coding sequence ATGACAATAAGTATCGCCGCAACACATGCAAGAGGAAAATTCGCTACAGATAAAATCTTTGGTGCCGCCGCCGCCGCCAATCTGGCTGTTGGCAAATATGGCAAAGACAAAGTAATTAATGCCACAATCGGTGCGATTCTGGACGATAATGAAGCGCTGGTATGCCTGCCTACGGTAGAAAAAGTATTCCGCACTCTACCGATCAATGAGGTAATTAATTATGCGCCTATTGCCGGGCTGCCGGAATTTCTGGAAGCGGCTATGGCGCTGACCTTTGGTGACAACCGGCCTGAGGCGTACACAAATGCGGTTGCAACTTCCGGCGGTTCCGGGGTACTTCACCATACTATCTGGAATTATTCAGAGATTGGTGATAAAATTTTGACTTCTGACTGGTATTGGGGTCCTTACAAGGTGTTGTGTGAAGATGCCCTGCGCAAGCTGGACACCTTTACCTTGTTTGACGAAAACCAGAATTTTAATAGTAAAGCCTTTGAGGCCAAGGTCAATGAACTGCTTGTCAAACAAGACAGCCTGGTAACCATCCTCAATACTCCGGCCCACAATCCCACCGGCTATAGCATCAGTGACAGTGAATGGGACAACATCCTCGATGTTGTTAAGGCGGCAGCGAAAAATGAAGCTAAGCGTATCGTCATTCTGGTCGATGCAGCTTATCTGGATTATGCCGGCGAGAAAAATGAATGCCGTGCATTTTTAAAGAAATTCAGCAATCTGCCTGATAATGTTCTTATCATTCTGGCCTTCAGCATGTCGAAAAGCTATACAATGTACGGGCAGCGTACCGGGGCTATGATCGGCATTTCCCGGAGCCAGGCGGTCATTAAAGAATTTGCAGATATTAACCAGTATAGCAGCCGTGCAACCTGGTCCAACATCAACCGGGGCTGTATGCGCCTCTTGGCTACGGTTTATAATGATAAAGCAACACTGGCTCAGGTGGAGCAGGAGCGAGCCCATTATTACTCGCTCATTCGTGAGCGGTCCCAAATTTTTGTCCGCGAAGCCAAAGCTGCCAATCTCCGCATGCTGCCTTATATAGCTGGATTTTTCCTGACAATTCCCGCGGCGGATCCGGATGCCGTATGCGGTAAACTGCATGACGACCACATTTTTGCTGTACCGCTTGGCAAGGGTGTGCGTGTTGCCGTATGCGCAGTTCCTTCGGCTAAAATTACCGGCATGGCCGGTAAAGTGGCTCAGGCTTTGGCTGCCGTCGAGAAATAA
- a CDS encoding APC family permease, translating to MSQKPGLKKDLNLLAGMALVVGMVIGSGIFMKPGIVIAAAGDSTMALIAWGVGGLITIAAGLTVAELGAQIPRTGGLYAYLDEVYGKMWGYLFGWVQTLIYGPATTGALGLYFSSLLLPFFNLPATWKLPVAIAAVGFLAGVNALGAKYGGFIQSVSTVAKLVPIVVIAVFGLWKGNGQVLGMPGGGVEAAGMGAAVLATLWAYDGWINVSFVAGEMKNPARELPRSIIFGLGIVMIVYLAVNIALLHLLPAAEIALLGSRAAGTAAGLLFGEMGGRLISIGILISIFGALNGYILTGARVPYAMARNGLLPGAKLLGQAHKRSGAPANALVLGFLLSTALMTLGDPDRLTDMAMFIIWIFYILAFVAVFILRQRKPEVRRPYSVPGYPVIPAIAILGSVYIAFSMLTNSPGDAIWALGITLTGIPVYLLLTKNK from the coding sequence ATGAGCCAAAAACCAGGATTAAAAAAAGATCTTAATTTGCTGGCCGGGATGGCATTGGTGGTGGGGATGGTAATCGGTTCCGGTATTTTTATGAAACCGGGAATCGTAATAGCCGCCGCCGGCGATTCAACAATGGCGCTTATTGCCTGGGGCGTAGGCGGGCTGATCACTATTGCTGCCGGTCTTACTGTTGCCGAGCTGGGGGCGCAAATCCCGCGCACAGGCGGGCTGTATGCCTATCTGGACGAAGTCTACGGCAAGATGTGGGGCTACCTGTTTGGCTGGGTGCAAACCTTAATTTACGGCCCGGCGACAACCGGCGCGCTCGGCCTTTATTTTTCCTCTTTATTGTTGCCGTTTTTTAATTTGCCGGCAACCTGGAAACTGCCTGTGGCGATAGCGGCGGTTGGCTTTTTAGCCGGGGTTAATGCCTTAGGGGCCAAGTACGGCGGTTTTATCCAGTCGGTGTCGACAGTGGCTAAGCTTGTGCCGATTGTGGTTATTGCTGTGTTTGGGTTATGGAAAGGCAATGGTCAGGTTCTCGGTATGCCGGGCGGGGGAGTAGAAGCCGCCGGTATGGGGGCTGCCGTTTTGGCTACTTTGTGGGCTTATGACGGCTGGATTAACGTTAGTTTTGTTGCCGGCGAGATGAAGAATCCGGCCAGAGAGCTGCCGCGCTCGATTATTTTTGGTTTAGGTATTGTTATGATTGTTTATCTTGCTGTCAATATTGCGCTGCTGCATTTGCTGCCGGCAGCGGAGATCGCCCTGTTGGGAAGCCGGGCGGCCGGTACCGCAGCCGGGTTGTTATTTGGTGAAATGGGCGGCCGGCTTATCAGCATCGGTATCCTGATTTCAATTTTCGGTGCCCTTAACGGTTATATTTTAACAGGGGCCCGGGTACCCTATGCCATGGCTCGGAATGGCCTGCTGCCCGGAGCGAAACTGTTGGGACAGGCCCATAAAAGGTCGGGGGCGCCGGCTAATGCTCTGGTACTTGGATTCCTGCTGTCTACAGCCCTGATGACACTCGGCGATCCTGACCGGTTGACAGATATGGCGATGTTTATTATTTGGATATTTTATATCTTAGCCTTTGTGGCTGTGTTTATTTTGCGGCAACGCAAGCCTGAGGTTAGACGCCCCTATAGTGTTCCCGGATATCCGGTCATACCTGCCATTGCCATCTTAGGTTCAGTGTACATTGCCTTCAGTATGCTCACCAATAGCCCCGGCGATGCTATCTGGGCTCTTGGTATTACGCTGACCGGCATTCCGGTATACCTGCTGCTGACTAAAAACAAATAG
- a CDS encoding [Fe-Fe] hydrogenase large subunit C-terminal domain-containing protein, protein MAKSTPPDLNIRPRILYQVAKAAWEGQLFERKEEICRLLQHEFDDKATRRLVANQIRIAMGLEPNNSEEVLNEYDEEALMGSEPVVVANPDACRECRGAECEKACPLSAITRDELGRPSIDKSKCAHDGYCISACEFGALADKSQFVPLIRLLRQHSHKVYASVAPAFAGQLGPAVTAGKLRSALLKLGFAEMVETALYADLITIKEAFEYDEHVKDAHDFLITSCCCPIWIKLIENKFPDLLGHISPSVSPMIASGRVIKELEPDAKVVFIGPCVAKKSEAQLPDLKGAIDFVLTFQELQTLLAAAAINPAAEPDEENPLASWGGRLYARTGGVSEAVGTTLEKLIPRRAEKFKPVKVDGIPDCTKLLEEIRAGRLEANFIEGMACKGGCVGGPGRIIPAEQGTGHVNDYSHAAHAHTPVENPQVYSILAKLGHYHGMPSMTGTSKMAAILARKLSQ, encoded by the coding sequence ATGGCAAAAAGTACCCCGCCGGATCTCAATATTAGACCACGCATCCTGTACCAGGTAGCAAAGGCCGCCTGGGAAGGCCAGCTATTTGAACGTAAAGAAGAAATATGCCGTTTATTACAGCATGAATTTGATGATAAGGCCACACGCCGGCTTGTCGCCAATCAGATTCGCATTGCGATGGGTCTGGAGCCCAACAATTCCGAAGAGGTGCTCAATGAGTATGATGAAGAGGCTTTAATGGGCAGCGAGCCTGTTGTTGTTGCCAACCCCGACGCTTGCCGGGAATGCCGGGGCGCAGAATGTGAGAAAGCCTGCCCCCTTAGTGCGATCACCCGCGATGAGCTTGGCCGGCCTTCGATTGACAAAAGCAAGTGCGCTCACGACGGCTATTGTATCAGTGCCTGTGAGTTTGGTGCGCTGGCGGATAAATCTCAGTTTGTCCCGCTTATCCGCCTGCTCCGCCAGCATAGCCACAAAGTGTACGCGTCAGTGGCCCCGGCCTTTGCCGGGCAATTAGGTCCGGCAGTTACTGCCGGCAAACTGCGCAGCGCCCTGCTTAAGCTGGGGTTTGCTGAAATGGTGGAAACCGCTTTATATGCAGACCTGATTACCATTAAAGAAGCCTTTGAATACGATGAACATGTTAAGGATGCCCATGATTTTTTGATTACCAGCTGCTGCTGCCCTATTTGGATTAAACTGATTGAAAACAAATTCCCTGACTTACTAGGTCATATTTCGCCCTCCGTATCCCCGATGATTGCCTCCGGCCGGGTGATTAAAGAGCTCGAGCCGGACGCCAAGGTAGTGTTTATCGGTCCCTGTGTTGCTAAAAAATCCGAAGCTCAGCTGCCTGACCTGAAAGGTGCGATTGATTTTGTGCTTACCTTTCAGGAGCTGCAGACGCTCTTGGCCGCGGCCGCAATCAATCCGGCCGCAGAGCCTGACGAAGAAAACCCATTGGCCTCCTGGGGTGGCCGCCTTTATGCCCGAACCGGCGGGGTAAGCGAGGCGGTTGGAACTACCCTGGAGAAACTGATCCCCCGGCGGGCCGAAAAATTCAAACCGGTCAAAGTTGACGGCATCCCGGACTGTACTAAACTGCTGGAAGAAATTAGAGCCGGCAGATTAGAGGCTAATTTTATTGAAGGCATGGCCTGCAAAGGTGGGTGTGTGGGTGGACCGGGCCGCATAATTCCGGCAGAACAGGGCACCGGCCATGTAAACGATTACAGCCATGCCGCGCATGCCCATACGCCTGTAGAAAATCCGCAGGTTTATTCAATCTTGGCCAAACTTGGGCATTATCACGGCATGCCGTCCATGACGGGTACCAGTAAAATGGCGGCCATCTTAGCCCGTAAACTTTCCCAATAA
- a CDS encoding NAD(P)/FAD-dependent oxidoreductase, translated as MYELIIIGGGPAGMTAAVYAARKQMKALMVMKEFGGQPMWTMDIENYMGYQFVTGPELMAKFDEQVQKFPIDIKYEEVTALAVLPDGSFTVTSDGGEYQAKTVIVASGKRPRRLEVPGELEFTGRGVSYCATCDGPLFAGKAVAVIGGGNSALQAAIEVSKVAAKVYLISLMNDYKADPIIIEKLKALQQPVTELIGYTTKAVKGSQAVEKLVIVKNGDSNEIELAVQGVFVEIGLMPNSEYCEGLLAFNEDREVIADCRTRTNIPGLFAAGDVNNGPDKQIVIAAGDGAKAALVAYEYLLHRRRAD; from the coding sequence TTGTATGAGCTGATCATTATTGGCGGGGGGCCGGCGGGAATGACGGCGGCCGTGTATGCAGCGCGCAAGCAGATGAAGGCCCTGATGGTGATGAAAGAGTTTGGCGGCCAGCCGATGTGGACGATGGATATTGAGAACTATATGGGCTATCAGTTTGTTACCGGTCCGGAACTGATGGCGAAGTTTGATGAGCAGGTGCAAAAATTTCCCATTGATATAAAATATGAGGAAGTTACGGCGCTTGCTGTTCTGCCTGACGGCAGCTTTACCGTCACCAGCGATGGCGGCGAATATCAGGCTAAAACCGTCATTGTGGCTTCAGGCAAGCGGCCTCGCCGCCTGGAAGTGCCCGGAGAACTCGAGTTCACGGGCCGGGGTGTCAGTTATTGCGCTACTTGTGATGGCCCGCTGTTTGCGGGTAAGGCTGTAGCCGTCATTGGCGGCGGCAACTCGGCCCTGCAGGCGGCGATTGAGGTCAGTAAGGTCGCGGCTAAGGTATATCTCATCTCCTTAATGAACGATTATAAGGCCGATCCGATCATTATTGAAAAACTGAAAGCATTACAACAACCGGTTACCGAGCTTATAGGCTATACAACTAAGGCTGTTAAAGGCTCACAGGCTGTGGAAAAGCTGGTTATTGTGAAAAATGGTGACAGTAATGAAATCGAACTTGCGGTACAGGGTGTATTCGTGGAGATCGGCTTAATGCCTAACTCGGAATATTGTGAGGGGCTGCTGGCTTTTAATGAAGACCGGGAAGTGATTGCCGATTGCCGCACGCGCACCAATATTCCGGGTTTGTTTGCCGCCGGTGATGTCAATAACGGCCCTGACAAGCAAATTGTCATAGCTGCCGGTGACGGTGCGAAAGCGGCCCTGGTTGCCTATGAATACCTGCTGCATAGGCGCAGAGCCGATTAG
- a CDS encoding DUF896 domain-containing protein, with protein sequence MITPAVIARINELAKKSRAPGLTDSERAEQAELRRRYIDHIKVQVKTQLDSVKVADHDDHCQCGCHN encoded by the coding sequence ATGATAACTCCTGCCGTCATTGCCAGGATCAACGAATTAGCTAAAAAAAGCCGTGCTCCCGGTCTCACCGACAGTGAACGCGCTGAACAGGCAGAGCTCCGCCGCCGTTACATTGATCATATAAAAGTCCAGGTCAAAACCCAGCTGGATTCCGTCAAAGTGGCTGACCATGACGATCATTGTCAGTGCGGCTGCCATAACTAG
- a CDS encoding superoxide dismutase family protein yields MNEVRNVADNLAIANIQGGPLAPDIKGAVSFRSVQGGTKVTVEVWGLPAYRPAADRQQPVGPHGFHIHEFGTCKVGDLSNPFMAAGGHWNPGNQPHGNHAGDLPVIFSHKGFAYMSFFTDKFTVQDIIGKSVIIHENPDDFRTQPAGNSGRRLACGVIRRGRDI; encoded by the coding sequence ATGAATGAGGTGAGAAATGTGGCTGACAATCTGGCGATTGCCAATATTCAGGGTGGTCCGCTTGCTCCGGATATTAAAGGGGCTGTAAGTTTCCGGAGCGTGCAAGGCGGCACAAAAGTAACTGTTGAGGTATGGGGCCTGCCTGCATACCGGCCGGCAGCGGACCGGCAGCAGCCAGTCGGACCCCACGGTTTTCACATTCATGAGTTTGGCACCTGTAAGGTGGGTGATTTGTCCAACCCGTTTATGGCAGCCGGTGGGCATTGGAATCCTGGCAATCAGCCTCACGGTAATCATGCCGGCGATTTGCCGGTGATTTTTTCCCATAAGGGTTTTGCCTATATGAGTTTTTTTACTGACAAATTTACTGTACAGGATATTATTGGTAAGAGCGTGATTATCCATGAAAACCCGGATGATTTTCGAACACAGCCGGCCGGCAATTCCGGTCGGCGCCTGGCATGTGGTGTTATTAGAAGGGGCCGTGATATTTAA
- a CDS encoding nucleoside kinase, protein MSEKINVTFSNGRVTGYDKGVSLVAVSRDAAHRYTTPVVAAKVNNAIRDLQSVLDQDSVVDFLDLRTDEGMKVYQRSLTFVMIAAAQELFPGGEVTVEHSLSKGLYCELHHGREVTPEDIARLDRQMRQIIMEDRQIIRQTLPRAEAIELFKAAGQKEKVSLLEQIDREMVSIYYCGEVYDYFYGTMTPSTAYLKVFELKYYPPGIILRLPEKENPDLLPKFTENPKLFKVFQEGAQWGNILKCGYVPNLNEYSKTDEIKNIVRVAEALHEKKVAQIADFVSSHRNEVRVILVAGPSSSGKTTFAQRLNIQLRVNGVWPVPVSLDDYFVDRCHTPLDEHGDYDFEAIEAIDLDLFNAHLARILAGEEVELPTFNFKTGEREYRGHRIKVDKGQPLIIEGIHGLNERLTTSVPRHCKIKIYVSALTQLSIDNHNRIPTTDTRLIRRIVRDSQFRSHDALMTLKMWPSVRRGEERNIFPFQEEADLMFNSALIYELAVLKKYAEPLLGKVTQANPEYSEARRLLNFLEYFRPVEDDEIPNNSILREFIGKSCFDKN, encoded by the coding sequence GTGTCAGAAAAAATTAATGTAACATTTTCTAATGGCCGCGTTACCGGGTATGACAAGGGGGTAAGTCTGGTAGCGGTTAGCCGGGATGCCGCGCACAGATATACTACACCGGTGGTGGCAGCCAAAGTGAACAATGCAATAAGAGATTTGCAAAGTGTCCTTGACCAGGACAGCGTGGTGGACTTTCTTGACCTTCGCACCGATGAGGGCATGAAGGTTTACCAAAGAAGCTTAACCTTCGTCATGATTGCAGCAGCGCAGGAGTTGTTTCCGGGCGGTGAAGTAACGGTTGAGCATTCGCTAAGTAAAGGCCTGTATTGCGAGCTGCATCATGGACGGGAGGTTACGCCTGAGGATATTGCCAGACTTGACCGGCAGATGCGGCAGATTATTATGGAAGACCGTCAGATTATCCGCCAGACTTTGCCCAGGGCGGAAGCGATCGAGTTGTTTAAAGCAGCCGGACAAAAGGAGAAAGTAAGCCTGCTCGAGCAGATTGACCGGGAAATGGTCAGTATTTACTATTGTGGTGAGGTATATGACTATTTTTATGGTACGATGACGCCATCCACTGCTTATCTTAAGGTGTTTGAACTTAAATATTACCCGCCGGGGATAATTTTGCGGCTGCCGGAAAAAGAGAATCCGGACCTGCTGCCTAAGTTTACTGAAAATCCCAAGTTATTTAAGGTGTTTCAGGAGGGGGCCCAGTGGGGAAATATTTTAAAATGCGGTTATGTTCCCAATCTTAATGAGTATAGTAAAACCGATGAGATAAAAAACATTGTCAGAGTGGCAGAGGCCCTGCATGAAAAAAAGGTGGCCCAGATTGCTGACTTTGTGTCTTCCCATCGCAATGAGGTCAGAGTAATTTTAGTGGCCGGACCATCATCGTCAGGCAAAACCACATTTGCCCAACGCCTTAATATTCAACTGCGAGTCAATGGGGTCTGGCCGGTGCCTGTTTCCCTGGATGATTATTTTGTGGACCGCTGCCACACCCCTCTTGACGAACACGGTGATTATGACTTTGAAGCCATTGAAGCCATTGACCTGGATTTGTTTAATGCTCATCTGGCCAGGATTTTAGCCGGTGAAGAAGTGGAATTGCCGACCTTTAATTTTAAAACAGGTGAACGGGAGTACCGCGGCCACCGGATTAAGGTGGATAAAGGCCAGCCGCTGATTATCGAAGGCATCCACGGCCTCAATGAGCGCTTAACAACCTCTGTACCCAGGCACTGTAAGATCAAAATCTATGTCAGCGCCCTGACCCAGTTGTCAATTGATAATCATAACCGGATTCCGACAACCGACACCAGACTGATCAGGCGGATTGTCCGCGACAGTCAATTCCGGTCTCATGATGCCCTCATGACGCTGAAGATGTGGCCGTCTGTCCGCCGGGGTGAAGAACGCAATATTTTTCCGTTCCAGGAAGAAGCCGATTTAATGTTTAACTCGGCGCTAATTTATGAGCTGGCAGTGTTAAAGAAATATGCTGAACCGTTACTGGGCAAGGTTACCCAGGCCAACCCTGAATATTCGGAGGCCAGGAGGCTGCTTAATTTTCTGGAGTATTTTAGGCCTGTTGAGGATGATGAAATTCCCAATAATTCGATCCTGCGCGAGTTTATCGGTAAATCCTGCTTCGACAAGAATTAA
- a CDS encoding ACT domain-containing protein — MKTVITIVGQDRVGIIAMVSNILAENNVNILNINQNILDGFFNMVMLVDMTQSIISLKDLGELLRGKGAAMGLDIKVQHEDIFRSMHRI; from the coding sequence ATGAAAACTGTCATAACAATTGTCGGGCAGGACAGAGTAGGCATTATTGCCATGGTCAGCAACATTTTGGCTGAGAACAATGTTAATATCCTTAATATCAATCAGAATATCCTAGATGGCTTTTTTAATATGGTGATGCTGGTGGATATGACGCAGTCCATCATCAGCCTGAAAGATCTGGGCGAGCTGCTGCGCGGCAAGGGCGCTGCCATGGGCCTTGATATTAAAGTACAGCATGAAGATATATTCCGCAGTATGCACCGGATATAG
- a CDS encoding flavin reductase — MKKWRCNVCGHIHEGDQPPAECPICGVGPEDFAVEQEPAAKLPVAAKRWKCTVCDYVHEGDHPPDKCPLCGVGPELFVLLLDETRQLTRAAVAEAGQDTAHSALDKISYGLYIVSSIKDNNINGQCCNTVFQVTSKPLRISICLNKNNLTHEYVMASGVFAVSMLGSDQTAAVHRFGYKSGRDTDKFAGVDYIAGQNGCPILTNCLAYVEARVMPEKMVDVGSHTLFIADVTAGRMVANAEALTYSLYRSSKR; from the coding sequence ATGAAGAAGTGGCGTTGTAATGTATGTGGTCACATCCATGAAGGCGATCAGCCCCCGGCAGAATGCCCGATTTGCGGTGTTGGGCCTGAGGATTTCGCTGTTGAGCAGGAACCGGCTGCCAAGCTGCCGGTGGCGGCAAAACGCTGGAAATGCACAGTGTGTGATTATGTTCATGAGGGTGATCATCCGCCGGACAAATGCCCCCTCTGTGGTGTGGGGCCTGAACTTTTTGTCTTGCTGCTGGACGAAACCAGACAATTAACCAGAGCGGCAGTAGCCGAGGCCGGTCAGGATACTGCTCATTCGGCACTTGATAAAATAAGCTACGGGCTATATATCGTTAGTTCAATAAAGGATAATAATATCAACGGGCAATGCTGCAATACAGTGTTTCAGGTGACCAGCAAACCGCTGCGGATCTCAATTTGTCTGAATAAAAACAATCTTACCCATGAGTATGTCATGGCGAGCGGTGTATTTGCCGTTTCCATGCTCGGCAGTGATCAAACCGCTGCGGTTCACCGTTTTGGTTATAAATCAGGCCGTGATACGGATAAGTTTGCCGGTGTCGATTATATTGCCGGCCAAAACGGCTGTCCGATTCTTACCAACTGTCTGGCGTATGTGGAAGCGAGGGTAATGCCGGAGAAAATGGTCGATGTGGGCAGCCATACTTTATTTATTGCTGATGTTACCGCCGGCAGAATGGTAGCAAATGCCGAGGCACTGACATATAGTTTATACAGGAGTAGTAAACGTTAA
- a CDS encoding PFL family protein has translation MIDENKLDIRTITMGISLRDCGDPDSKVLCRNIYDKVTRTAEKLVKTGEDIEAEYGIPIINKRISVTPIAIAAESSRADSYVPVAQALDAAAKEVGVNFIGGFSALVEKGYTKGDHILIRSIPEALAVTERVCSSVNLGSTKAGINMDCVREMGEIIKRTAELTKDKDALGCAKLVVFANVPEDNPFMAGAFHGVGEPETTIHVGVSGPGVVKRALEDVRGRDFSTVAETIKRTAFKITRVGQLVAQEAARRLGYPFGIIDLSLAPTPAVGDSVAHILEEMGIESCGAPGTTAALALLNDAVKKGGLMASSHVGGLSGAFIPVSEDAGMIAAVERGSLTLEKLEAMTCVCSVGLDMIAVPGDTSAATIAAIIADEAAIGMINNKTTAVRIIPVPGKVVGDTVEFGGLLGYCPIIPVSKFKSDDFIARGGRIPAPLRSLTN, from the coding sequence ATGATTGATGAGAACAAGCTTGATATCCGGACAATTACCATGGGTATCAGCCTGCGCGACTGCGGTGACCCGGATAGTAAGGTCCTTTGCCGGAATATTTATGACAAGGTGACCCGCACCGCGGAAAAATTGGTTAAAACCGGAGAAGATATAGAGGCTGAATATGGGATTCCGATTATCAACAAACGGATTTCGGTAACCCCGATTGCCATTGCTGCCGAGAGCAGCCGGGCCGACAGCTATGTGCCGGTGGCTCAGGCGCTGGACGCCGCCGCCAAGGAGGTCGGCGTCAATTTTATCGGCGGTTTTTCGGCGCTTGTGGAAAAAGGCTACACCAAGGGGGATCATATCCTGATCCGCTCTATCCCTGAGGCGCTGGCTGTGACGGAACGGGTCTGTTCTTCTGTCAATCTGGGCTCAACCAAAGCCGGGATTAATATGGACTGTGTTCGCGAAATGGGCGAGATTATCAAACGTACGGCCGAACTGACCAAAGACAAAGATGCTTTGGGCTGTGCCAAGCTGGTGGTATTTGCCAATGTGCCTGAGGACAATCCCTTTATGGCCGGTGCCTTCCACGGGGTGGGTGAGCCTGAGACCACGATTCATGTTGGTGTAAGCGGTCCGGGTGTTGTCAAGCGGGCCCTGGAGGATGTGCGGGGGCGGGACTTCAGCACTGTAGCGGAAACAATTAAACGCACTGCTTTTAAGATTACCCGGGTTGGCCAGCTGGTGGCGCAGGAAGCAGCCCGGCGGTTAGGCTATCCCTTCGGCATTATTGATTTATCGCTGGCACCGACACCGGCGGTTGGCGACAGCGTGGCCCATATTCTGGAGGAAATGGGCATCGAAAGCTGCGGGGCGCCGGGGACAACAGCCGCGCTGGCGCTGTTAAATGATGCGGTTAAAAAAGGCGGTCTGATGGCCTCTTCTCATGTCGGCGGTCTGAGCGGGGCCTTTATCCCGGTAAGTGAGGATGCCGGGATGATTGCCGCGGTTGAGCGCGGCAGCCTGACGTTGGAAAAACTGGAAGCGATGACCTGTGTGTGCTCAGTCGGTCTGGACATGATTGCCGTACCCGGCGATACCTCGGCTGCTACCATTGCGGCAATTATTGCGGATGAGGCCGCGATCGGCATGATTAATAACAAAACGACCGCCGTGCGGATTATCCCTGTACCCGGCAAAGTAGTAGGTGATACGGTTGAGTTCGGCGGCCTGTTGGGGTATTGCCCGATTATTCCTGTCAGCAAATTCAAATCAGATGATTTTATTGCCCGGGGTGGACGGATTCCGGCCCCGCTTCGCAGTCTGACCAACTAA